In Micromonospora purpureochromogenes, a single window of DNA contains:
- a CDS encoding S1 family peptidase: MIRLSGLSRLARLGAAVAVLGASTLLSTPGAAQAVANGTTVAEGQYTFSTKLTMTNIPRSDGTVYDSACSGALVAPQWIITAGHCFHDTSGNRVSGAVPYATTATVGRADLAATTGYVIDVTEVRQAGRQDVALAKLATPITDIAPLPVSAVAPKTGTIVRMTGWGATGSVNPAPSPLLQTGQFKINRVSGASVMVVGYAPSTTTSACLWDSGAPYFTENVDGSQTLVSVESDGPACPHSREETTERVDWLADWIRQTTA, encoded by the coding sequence ATGATTCGTTTGTCAGGTCTCTCCCGGCTCGCCCGGCTCGGCGCGGCGGTCGCCGTGCTCGGCGCCTCCACTCTGCTGAGCACTCCGGGCGCGGCCCAGGCCGTCGCGAACGGCACTACGGTCGCCGAGGGTCAGTACACCTTCTCCACCAAGCTCACCATGACCAACATTCCGCGTTCGGACGGGACCGTCTACGACAGTGCCTGCTCGGGCGCGCTCGTCGCTCCGCAGTGGATCATCACGGCGGGACACTGCTTTCACGACACGTCCGGCAACCGGGTCAGCGGCGCGGTTCCGTACGCGACCACCGCCACCGTCGGGCGCGCGGACCTGGCCGCTACCACCGGGTACGTCATCGACGTCACCGAGGTGCGCCAAGCGGGCCGCCAGGACGTGGCGCTCGCGAAGCTCGCCACCCCCATCACCGACATCGCTCCACTGCCGGTGAGCGCCGTGGCACCGAAGACCGGCACCATTGTGCGGATGACCGGCTGGGGTGCCACCGGTTCGGTGAACCCGGCCCCGAGCCCGCTGCTGCAGACCGGCCAGTTCAAGATCAACCGGGTCTCCGGTGCCTCCGTGATGGTGGTCGGCTATGCACCGAGCACCACCACCAGCGCCTGCCTGTGGGACTCCGGCGCGCCGTACTTCACTGAGAACGTGGACGGCAGCCAGACGCTGGTGTCCGTCGAGTCCGACGGCCCGGCCTGCCCGCACTCCCGTGAGGAGACCACCGAGCGGGTCGACTGGCTCGCCGACTGGATCCGTCAGACCACGGCCTGA